Proteins from a genomic interval of Undibacterium parvum:
- a CDS encoding entericidin A/B family lipoprotein yields the protein MKKIFTLILCVMVLAGCNTVHGFGQDVKKVGESLEGAGKK from the coding sequence ATGAAAAAAATATTTACTCTCATCCTTTGTGTCATGGTTTTGGCCGGTTGCAATACTGTGCACGGTTTTGGTCAAGATGTTAAAAAAGTTGGTGAATCGCTGGAAGGTGCGGGTAAGAAATAA
- the leuC gene encoding 3-isopropylmalate dehydratase large subunit has protein sequence MLKTLYDKLWESHVVHEDQDGTAILYIDRHLLHEVTSPQAFDGLRLAGRQPWRLSANLVVADHNVPTTDRARGIDDPTSRLQVETLDANAKQYGLTYFGMNDKRQGIVHVIGPEQGATLPGMTVVCGDSHTSTHGAFGCLAHGIGTSEVEHVLATQTLIAKKSKSMLVQVDGLMPLGITAKDVVLAIIGKIGTAGGTGYAIEFAGSTIRSLSMEGRMTVCNMAIEAGARAGMIAVDQTTIDYVKGRPLSPVGPHWDRAVECWRSLHTDVGAKFDMVVTLNAAVIKPQVTWGTSPEMVVAVDGRVPDPDLEKDAVKRDAMEKALAYMELKPNMAIEDIRIDKVFIGSCTNSRIEDLRAAASVVRGKFRASNVVLAMVVPGSGLVKDQAEREGLDQIFRDAGFEWREPGCSMCLAMNADRLEPGERCASTSNRNFEGRQGQGGRTHLVSPAMAAAAGIAGHFVDVRALR, from the coding sequence ATGCTTAAGACGCTGTACGACAAACTTTGGGAATCCCATGTAGTTCACGAGGATCAGGATGGCACTGCCATTCTGTATATCGATCGCCATTTGCTGCATGAAGTTACCAGCCCGCAAGCTTTCGATGGTTTGCGATTGGCTGGACGTCAACCTTGGCGGTTGTCTGCAAACCTAGTCGTGGCCGATCATAATGTGCCAACGACAGACCGCGCCAGAGGTATCGATGATCCAACGTCTCGTTTGCAGGTGGAAACGCTTGATGCCAATGCTAAACAATATGGTCTGACCTATTTCGGCATGAATGACAAGCGGCAGGGCATTGTTCATGTTATTGGGCCTGAGCAGGGCGCAACCTTGCCGGGTATGACCGTGGTGTGTGGTGACTCTCATACTTCCACCCATGGTGCATTCGGCTGTCTGGCACATGGTATTGGCACCTCAGAAGTCGAGCATGTTCTTGCGACGCAAACACTGATCGCAAAAAAATCAAAATCTATGTTAGTGCAGGTCGACGGGCTCATGCCTTTGGGCATTACCGCCAAGGACGTGGTGCTCGCAATTATTGGAAAAATCGGTACCGCTGGCGGTACCGGCTATGCAATTGAATTCGCTGGCTCGACCATTCGTAGTTTATCGATGGAAGGACGGATGACGGTCTGCAATATGGCAATCGAGGCGGGTGCGCGCGCTGGTATGATCGCCGTCGATCAGACTACAATAGACTACGTAAAGGGGCGGCCCTTGTCACCAGTTGGCCCTCATTGGGATCGTGCAGTTGAATGTTGGCGTAGTTTGCATACAGATGTCGGTGCTAAATTTGATATGGTGGTAACACTCAATGCCGCCGTGATTAAACCTCAAGTGACATGGGGTACCTCGCCAGAAATGGTGGTGGCGGTAGATGGGCGTGTACCAGATCCGGACTTGGAAAAAGATGCGGTCAAGCGTGATGCCATGGAAAAAGCTTTGGCGTATATGGAGCTGAAGCCCAATATGGCGATCGAAGATATACGCATCGATAAGGTGTTTATTGGCTCTTGCACCAACTCCAGAATTGAGGATCTGCGCGCCGCTGCATCGGTAGTGCGTGGTAAGTTTCGTGCTTCCAATGTGGTCTTGGCAATGGTGGTTCCAGGCTCCGGGCTCGTGAAGGATCAAGCTGAGCGTGAAGGCTTGGATCAAATATTTCGCGATGCTGGTTTTGAATGGCGCGAACCTGGATGCTCAATGTGCCTGGCAATGAATGCCGATCGACTTGAACCCGGCGAGCGCTGTGCATCTACCTCGAATCGTAATTTTGAAGGTAGGCAAGGGCAGGGTGGGCGTACTCACCTTGTTTCGCCTGCTATGGCCGCCGCAGCTGGTATTGCCGGTCACTTTGTTGATGTCCGTGCTTTACGCTAA
- the aroC gene encoding chorismate synthase, translating to MSGNTFGNLFSVTTFGESHGPAIGCVIDGCPPGLELSESDIQPDLDRRKPGTSRHVTQRQESDTVEILSGVYQGKTTGTPIALLIRNEDQRSKDYGNITETFRPGHADYTYWHKYGIRDPRGGGRSSARLTAPVVGAAAIAKKWLFQQYGTVFNGCMSQLGEIQIPFESWDFVAQNPFFAATEDTILITQLEEYMDALRKDGDSIGARIDVVARNVPVGLGEPIYDKLDAEIAYAMMGINAVKGVEIGAGFKSIAQRGSEHGDELTPDGFVGNNSGGILGGISSGQDITVSIAIKPTSSIRTPRRSIDKEGNPVVVETFGRHDPCVGIRATPIAEAMLALVLMDHALRHRAQCGDVKSSQ from the coding sequence ATGTCTGGTAATACTTTTGGAAACTTGTTTTCAGTAACAACCTTTGGCGAATCTCACGGTCCAGCGATAGGATGCGTGATTGATGGTTGCCCACCAGGCTTGGAATTATCCGAGTCTGATATTCAGCCCGATTTAGATCGGCGCAAACCTGGCACTTCGCGTCATGTCACGCAAAGACAAGAATCAGATACGGTAGAAATTTTATCCGGTGTCTATCAAGGAAAAACCACAGGCACACCGATTGCCTTGCTCATCCGAAATGAGGATCAGCGTAGTAAGGATTATGGCAATATAACCGAGACCTTTCGTCCTGGGCATGCCGATTATACCTATTGGCACAAATACGGCATTCGGGATCCACGTGGTGGTGGGCGCTCTTCGGCGCGCTTGACTGCTCCCGTTGTCGGTGCCGCTGCGATAGCAAAAAAATGGTTATTTCAGCAGTACGGTACGGTTTTTAATGGATGCATGAGCCAGTTAGGTGAAATCCAAATTCCTTTTGAATCTTGGGACTTCGTCGCACAAAATCCTTTTTTTGCAGCCACCGAGGATACGATACTCATTACTCAGCTGGAAGAGTATATGGATGCACTGCGTAAAGACGGTGACTCTATTGGTGCGCGCATTGATGTTGTCGCGAGAAATGTGCCTGTTGGCTTAGGTGAGCCAATTTACGATAAGCTGGACGCTGAAATTGCCTATGCCATGATGGGGATTAATGCGGTTAAAGGAGTTGAGATCGGCGCTGGATTCAAGTCCATCGCGCAGCGTGGCTCTGAGCATGGTGATGAGTTAACGCCGGATGGTTTTGTTGGGAATAACTCTGGCGGCATTTTGGGAGGGATTTCTAGCGGGCAAGATATTACTGTTTCGATCGCAATAAAACCAACTTCCTCGATACGAACACCTCGTCGCTCAATTGATAAAGAAGGAAATCCAGTTGTGGTCGAGACCTTTGGTCGTCATGATCCCTGTGTCGGTATTCGTGCTACACCTATCGCTGAAGCAATGTTAGCGTTAGTATTAATGGATCACGCGTTGCGCCATCGTGCGCAATGCGGGGATGTTAAGTCCTCGCAATAG